One Bradyrhizobium sp. ISRA464 genomic window carries:
- a CDS encoding HAD-IIB family hydrolase, translating into MKPIASFPDEAARRVVCILTDIDDTLTTDGQLPAASYTALERLHGAGLAVVPVTGRPAGWCDMIARFWPVDGVIGENGAFYFRHDPVARKMVRKFIATEAERAANRRRLLALGERILSEVPGAAISADQLYREADLAIDVCEDVPPLPRTAVDRIVRVFESAGGIAKVSSIHVNGWFGRYDKLAMTRIFLRERLGLDLDEARDRIVFCGDSPNDAPMFSFFPYACGVANVRDFEGMMAAAPAFVASKRGAEGFVEIAERILSARAGV; encoded by the coding sequence ATGAAGCCCATTGCAAGTTTTCCGGACGAGGCCGCTCGCCGCGTCGTCTGCATTCTGACTGACATCGACGATACGCTGACCACCGACGGCCAGCTCCCCGCGGCCTCCTATACTGCGCTGGAGAGGCTGCACGGTGCCGGCCTCGCGGTCGTTCCGGTGACCGGCCGGCCTGCGGGCTGGTGCGACATGATCGCGCGATTCTGGCCCGTCGATGGCGTAATCGGAGAGAATGGTGCGTTCTATTTTCGGCACGACCCGGTGGCGCGGAAAATGGTTCGCAAGTTCATTGCGACCGAGGCCGAGCGCGCCGCCAACCGCCGCAGATTGCTGGCGCTCGGCGAGCGAATTCTGTCCGAAGTGCCGGGCGCGGCGATCTCCGCCGATCAGCTCTACCGAGAGGCTGATCTTGCGATCGACGTGTGCGAGGACGTGCCGCCGTTACCGCGCACTGCGGTCGATAGGATCGTCCGCGTGTTCGAAAGCGCGGGCGGCATCGCCAAGGTCTCCTCCATCCACGTCAATGGATGGTTCGGCCGTTATGACAAGCTGGCCATGACCCGAATCTTTCTGCGCGAGAGACTGGGCCTCGATCTCGACGAGGCGAGGGACCGCATCGTGTTCTGCGGCGACAGTCCGAACGATGCGCCGATGTTCAGCTTCTTCCCTTATGCCTGCGGCGTTGCGAACGTAAGGGATTTCGAAGGCATGATGGCGGCAGCTCCGGCCTTTGTCGCAAGCAAGCGGGGCGCTGAGGGCTTCGTCGAGATTGCCGAGCGAATATTGTCGGCGAGGGCAGGCGTATAG
- a CDS encoding NAD(P)-dependent oxidoreductase, translating to MSEKVAVIGMGQMGSGMAGRLKESGVDVVGYDVSADQRARLAKDGFRMASSIAEALDGRTLVLTSLPDPKAVTEAWLGAEGIVAHAAKGTLCIELSTIDPQTMRQAAGAAAARGIAVVDCPVSGSPNEARAGKLILIAGGEEADVKRAEPILKLLGTDWKYTGPVGTAKVVKIVNNMMSMGNVLVAAEAFALGVAAGVEPEKLYDVLSVSGGRSHHFTKRFPNALKGDFSPGFKMELGEKDLALGVELGRMTRMPTPSASATRELYALALAEGFRGQDIVALLAMYQNWAKPS from the coding sequence ATGTCGGAGAAGGTCGCGGTCATCGGAATGGGACAGATGGGATCCGGGATGGCGGGGCGCCTGAAAGAATCCGGCGTCGACGTTGTTGGTTACGACGTCAGCGCCGACCAGCGGGCTCGCCTCGCCAAGGACGGCTTCCGGATGGCGTCGAGCATTGCGGAGGCGCTGGACGGCCGGACGCTGGTGTTGACGAGCCTGCCTGATCCCAAGGCCGTGACCGAGGCCTGGCTCGGCGCCGAGGGAATCGTCGCACACGCCGCCAAGGGCACGTTGTGCATCGAGCTCAGCACCATCGATCCGCAGACGATGCGCCAGGCTGCCGGCGCCGCTGCCGCGCGTGGCATCGCCGTCGTCGATTGTCCCGTCAGCGGCAGCCCCAACGAGGCGCGCGCCGGCAAGCTGATCCTGATCGCGGGTGGTGAAGAGGCAGACGTGAAACGGGCCGAACCCATCCTCAAGCTGCTCGGTACCGACTGGAAGTACACAGGTCCCGTCGGCACAGCGAAGGTCGTCAAGATCGTCAACAACATGATGTCGATGGGCAATGTGCTGGTTGCCGCGGAAGCCTTCGCCCTCGGAGTGGCTGCCGGTGTCGAGCCGGAGAAGCTCTACGACGTGCTGTCGGTGAGCGGCGGCCGCTCGCACCATTTCACCAAGCGCTTCCCGAACGCGCTGAAGGGTGATTTCTCACCGGGCTTCAAGATGGAGCTTGGCGAGAAGGACTTGGCGCTCGGCGTCGAGCTCGGACGAATGACCCGGATGCCGACGCCATCGGCGTCGGCTACTCGCGAGCTCTATGCACTCGCGCTGGCCGAGGGCTTTCGCGGTCAGGATATCGTCGCGTTGCTGGCCATGTACCAGAATTGGGCCAAGCCGTCCTGA
- a CDS encoding carbohydrate ABC transporter permease, producing the protein MQETFWQKRLRDVAAVLVVGVFMFPLFWWALTSFKPTSAIFNKDEIVWFNFKPTLVNYAVTMLGKSRAELAIESGNTFGVGGASSYDSRQTIIDSLIIAVGATALTVLLAVIASYALSRMRFRWRQAYLNWILSQRFMPPIAIIVPVVFMFHYMSLLDTRLGLIFVDTLINLPIAVLLMKSFYDDVPVDVDEAAMIDGASRLQIFWRVVLPMVKGGVAATAVLCFIFSWTEFLLSLFLTNSIRTLPVKITTFVTSTGSEWGFIAALGTTAVIPSFIFILLVQKQLVRGLTLGSLKE; encoded by the coding sequence ATGCAGGAAACGTTTTGGCAGAAGCGGTTACGTGACGTGGCTGCGGTGCTCGTGGTCGGCGTGTTCATGTTCCCGCTGTTCTGGTGGGCGTTGACATCGTTCAAGCCGACCTCGGCGATCTTCAACAAGGATGAGATCGTCTGGTTTAACTTCAAGCCGACGCTGGTGAACTATGCCGTGACGATGCTCGGCAAGTCACGGGCGGAACTTGCAATCGAGTCCGGAAATACATTTGGGGTCGGAGGTGCAAGTTCCTATGACAGCCGTCAAACCATCATCGACTCGCTGATCATAGCGGTGGGAGCGACCGCGTTGACGGTGCTGCTGGCCGTGATCGCGTCCTACGCGTTGTCGCGGATGCGGTTCCGCTGGCGGCAGGCCTATCTGAACTGGATCCTGTCGCAGCGCTTCATGCCGCCGATCGCGATCATCGTGCCGGTCGTCTTCATGTTTCACTACATGTCGCTGCTCGATACGCGGCTCGGCCTGATCTTCGTGGATACGTTGATTAATCTGCCGATCGCCGTGCTCTTGATGAAATCGTTCTACGATGACGTTCCTGTCGACGTCGACGAGGCCGCCATGATCGACGGCGCCTCGCGATTGCAGATTTTCTGGCGCGTCGTCTTGCCGATGGTGAAGGGCGGTGTCGCGGCCACCGCCGTCCTTTGCTTCATCTTCTCGTGGACGGAATTCCTGCTGTCGCTGTTCCTGACCAATTCGATACGAACCTTGCCGGTCAAGATCACGACATTTGTCACGTCGACCGGCTCGGAATGGGGCTTCATCGCTGCCCTCGGCACGACGGCCGTGATCCCGAGCTTCATCTTCATCTTGCTCGTCCAGAAGCAGCTTGTGCGTGGCCTAACCCTCGGATCTCTCAAGGAGTAG
- a CDS encoding class II aldolase/adducin family protein — protein MTNTELQLREAIIAKCRWMNATGLNQGTSGNISARYGNTMLISPSATPYESLTPDMIAAMPIDGEYGSWRGPLKPSTEWRFHLDIMKARPDVGGIVHTHSTYATVLAIARKEIPACHYMMAAFGGMNVRVAGYARFGTKELSEHALKALDNRTACLLANHGMIATGASLDKAMWLAVELETIARQYYLTLAIGGPVLLNEAEISETAAAFGSYGVQDPPVENSRA, from the coding sequence ATGACCAACACCGAACTTCAGCTGCGCGAGGCAATCATCGCGAAATGCCGCTGGATGAATGCCACCGGGCTGAACCAGGGGACGTCCGGGAACATCTCGGCGCGCTATGGCAACACCATGCTGATCTCGCCGTCCGCAACGCCTTACGAGTCGCTGACCCCCGACATGATTGCGGCGATGCCGATCGACGGCGAATACGGATCATGGAGGGGCCCGCTCAAGCCCTCCACCGAATGGCGCTTCCACCTCGACATCATGAAGGCGCGGCCCGATGTTGGAGGCATCGTCCACACCCATTCGACCTACGCCACCGTGCTGGCGATCGCGCGCAAGGAAATCCCGGCGTGCCACTACATGATGGCGGCATTCGGCGGCATGAACGTGCGTGTCGCCGGCTATGCGAGGTTTGGCACCAAGGAGTTGTCCGAGCATGCGCTCAAGGCCCTCGACAATCGAACCGCCTGCCTGCTTGCCAACCACGGGATGATCGCAACGGGGGCATCGCTGGACAAGGCGATGTGGCTGGCCGTTGAGCTCGAGACGATCGCCCGGCAGTATTATCTCACTCTGGCAATCGGTGGGCCGGTGCTGCTGAACGAGGCGGAGATCAGCGAGACCGCCGCCGCATTCGGCAGCTACGGCGTGCAGGATCCGCCTGTCGAGAATTCACGAGCATAG
- a CDS encoding sugar ABC transporter permease, whose translation MVSHHAQSLAVDVQVSSTTRRSVWPRFLTSEHPFPWLAPITALLLAFGVYPLLYALWLSFFKRNPITRMNVFNPTWNWGKLLADERVWGAIGHTYLYTITALLIELCLGLAIALLLDSDRKGYGSLRALMTLPLVVPPAVTGMMFLLMLDGSFGVLSMGLVSLGLWPPQYPILASSGSALAGILLADIWQWTPFMVLIMLAGLRALPKEPFEAAAIDGATPSQAFFRLTLPMLSRIIALAVLIRGVDLFRIYDYVKVMTDSGPGTATETLTSYAGTIYFKNADFPYASTISLFTLLLVIVTSSIFIKLFKVRF comes from the coding sequence ATGGTTTCGCACCATGCGCAGAGTCTGGCTGTCGACGTGCAGGTATCGAGCACGACGCGGCGCAGCGTCTGGCCACGGTTTCTGACCTCGGAACACCCGTTCCCGTGGCTGGCGCCGATTACCGCGCTGCTTCTGGCATTCGGTGTTTATCCGCTTCTGTATGCGCTGTGGCTCTCGTTCTTCAAGCGCAATCCGATCACGCGTATGAACGTCTTCAATCCGACCTGGAATTGGGGAAAGCTGCTCGCCGATGAACGGGTATGGGGCGCGATCGGGCACACCTATCTTTACACGATCACAGCCCTGCTGATTGAACTTTGCCTTGGCCTCGCCATCGCTCTGCTGCTCGACAGCGACCGGAAGGGGTACGGATCGCTCCGGGCGCTGATGACGCTGCCGCTGGTGGTGCCGCCCGCGGTCACCGGCATGATGTTCCTGCTGATGCTGGACGGGTCTTTCGGCGTGTTGAGCATGGGCCTGGTTTCGCTCGGACTCTGGCCACCGCAGTATCCCATACTTGCCTCCAGCGGTTCGGCACTGGCCGGCATTCTGCTCGCTGACATCTGGCAGTGGACGCCCTTCATGGTGCTGATCATGCTCGCCGGGCTTCGCGCCTTGCCGAAGGAGCCTTTCGAGGCCGCCGCGATCGACGGAGCGACCCCGAGCCAGGCCTTCTTCCGTCTGACCCTGCCGATGCTCTCCAGGATCATTGCGCTCGCCGTTCTGATCCGTGGAGTCGATCTGTTCCGCATCTATGATTACGTGAAGGTGATGACGGACAGCGGACCAGGCACCGCCACCGAGACCCTGACGTCCTACGCCGGCACCATCTACTTCAAGAACGCGGACTTTCCCTATGCCTCGACGATCTCGCTATTCACGCTGCTCCTCGTGATCGTCACTTCAAGCATCTTCATCAAGCTGTTCAAGGTGCGGTTCTGA
- a CDS encoding extracellular solute-binding protein: MSFKKFDQQTFIVDTANAYTNRQISKREFLRKMGLAGVGFSAFSLGMLGNPRGLRRGSMLGTEAFADGLPDNQAKWLKEVGSKFKGAKIRYSTESTPPSVVLNQIKKEFTDPTGIEVEVEIVPLEQVLAKATQDVQGQLGSYDLYYLDQSWISMFQPDCVDPVAYYKDKPELAMPDFDWDDFSKPLVKNVAQVEGQWMGIPFDIPIFTLMYRKDILEKHKIAVPTTYEDFLAAARQISEAEKGNGVFGTGLQAKSGHYSLECDWSQAVWGHGGSIFNKNKKFSGNDEQGIAGLKWYQELLKVSPPNSTASTWDGQFEMMHSGQVALVQSWDEFFPGLDADDSKVKGLWEPAKPLTAKKLRSPSDAGFNEQPNLGHQGGSCISLSKYSKNKEAAWIFMQWGCCKEIMTRCTLLGGFAPMRNSSFADPRVKAKAKVGPGTTRHLETVKWVIDNAMATEPHMALWAGLSTNEIPTELGKLLTGQAYGGDPQKCMDALAKDIDAKVKDAGLL, encoded by the coding sequence ATGAGTTTCAAGAAATTCGACCAGCAGACATTCATCGTCGACACGGCAAACGCCTATACTAACCGGCAAATCTCCAAGCGCGAATTCCTGCGCAAGATGGGATTGGCGGGCGTGGGCTTTTCAGCCTTCAGCTTGGGAATGCTTGGCAATCCGCGTGGGCTGCGTAGAGGAAGTATGCTCGGCACCGAGGCGTTTGCCGACGGGCTGCCGGACAACCAGGCCAAATGGCTGAAAGAGGTCGGCAGCAAGTTCAAGGGCGCCAAGATCCGCTATTCGACCGAATCTACGCCGCCGTCGGTGGTGCTCAACCAGATCAAGAAGGAGTTCACCGATCCGACCGGCATCGAGGTCGAGGTCGAGATCGTGCCGCTCGAGCAGGTGCTCGCCAAGGCGACGCAGGACGTGCAGGGGCAACTCGGCTCTTACGACCTATACTACCTCGATCAGTCCTGGATCTCGATGTTCCAGCCCGATTGCGTCGATCCGGTGGCCTACTACAAGGACAAGCCCGAACTGGCGATGCCCGATTTCGATTGGGACGATTTCTCGAAGCCGCTCGTCAAGAATGTCGCCCAGGTCGAAGGACAATGGATGGGCATTCCTTTCGACATCCCGATCTTCACGCTGATGTACCGCAAGGACATCCTCGAGAAGCACAAGATCGCGGTGCCGACGACCTACGAAGACTTCCTCGCGGCGGCCAGGCAGATCTCAGAGGCCGAGAAGGGCAACGGCGTCTTTGGCACCGGCCTGCAGGCTAAGTCCGGGCACTATTCGTTGGAATGCGACTGGAGCCAAGCGGTGTGGGGCCATGGCGGCTCCATCTTCAACAAGAACAAGAAGTTCTCGGGCAATGACGAACAAGGCATTGCCGGATTGAAATGGTACCAGGAGCTCTTGAAAGTCTCGCCGCCGAACTCGACGGCATCGACCTGGGACGGCCAGTTCGAGATGATGCATTCAGGCCAGGTGGCGCTGGTGCAGAGCTGGGACGAATTCTTCCCCGGTCTCGATGCCGACGACTCCAAGGTCAAGGGCCTGTGGGAGCCGGCCAAGCCGCTGACCGCGAAGAAGCTGCGTTCGCCTTCCGACGCCGGCTTCAACGAGCAGCCGAATCTTGGCCATCAGGGCGGCTCGTGCATTTCGTTGTCGAAATACTCCAAGAACAAGGAAGCGGCGTGGATCTTCATGCAGTGGGGTTGCTGCAAGGAGATCATGACGCGCTGCACGCTGCTTGGCGGTTTCGCGCCGATGCGGAACTCGTCGTTTGCTGATCCGCGTGTCAAGGCCAAGGCCAAGGTCGGCCCGGGCACGACACGACATCTCGAAACGGTGAAGTGGGTCATCGACAACGCAATGGCCACGGAGCCGCATATGGCGTTGTGGGCCGGTCTGTCGACCAACGAGATTCCCACCGAACTCGGCAAGCTGCTTACGGGCCAGGCCTATGGCGGCGATCCCCAGAAGTGCATGGATGCGCTGGCGAAGGACATCGACGCCAAAGTGAAGGATGCCGGCCTGCTGTAG
- a CDS encoding FGGY-family carbohydrate kinase: MTKDLVIGIDSSTSATKAIAWDRSGRAVAEGRKGIGLANPQPGYFEQNPDEWWDSAAAALRGVTDQVGAGRIAAVAISNQRETFSAFTEEGAAIRPGMTWLDERARPQVVRFGKSFGAERVHAISGKPLDVLPCLYRMIWMAEQEPEIFARTARFAEVHGYLTHCLTGQWRTSTASADPTGLLDMTSGAWSDAILDAAGIAIEKLPALARPGARMGEVTHAAAAFTGLSAGTPVIAGGGDGQCASTGAGVTSPGSAYINLGTAVVSGSYGRNYAFDRAFRTEKAVCDDGYIYEQCIRTGTFLIDWMAREMFGVDPAAQRSIFKALEAEAASCPIGAGGVVVLPYWLGCMTPYWDPYARGVIAGLSGSTRRGAIYRALLEGIALEVAGQIERIVAVTGGEIAQLSAIGGGSDSDLWLQILADASGRPVCRSPAREASSLGAAIAAAKGAGWYGTIAEATAAMTRPPARTFQPEPGNVARYAELRAIHADLWPKLLDWNARLASFAEGVPS; this comes from the coding sequence ATGACCAAGGACCTGGTGATCGGCATCGACAGTTCGACCTCTGCGACCAAGGCGATCGCCTGGGACCGGAGTGGCCGCGCCGTCGCGGAGGGGCGCAAGGGCATCGGCCTCGCCAATCCGCAGCCGGGATATTTTGAGCAGAACCCGGACGAATGGTGGGATTCGGCAGCAGCCGCCTTGCGCGGTGTCACCGACCAGGTCGGCGCCGGGCGTATCGCTGCGGTCGCGATCTCCAATCAGCGCGAGACCTTCAGTGCGTTCACGGAGGAGGGGGCCGCAATCAGGCCGGGCATGACCTGGCTCGATGAGCGGGCGCGACCCCAGGTCGTGCGCTTCGGCAAATCTTTCGGAGCCGAGCGCGTTCACGCGATTTCCGGCAAGCCCCTCGATGTTCTGCCCTGTCTCTATCGCATGATCTGGATGGCGGAGCAGGAGCCCGAGATCTTTGCGCGCACCGCGCGGTTTGCCGAAGTCCACGGCTATTTGACGCATTGCCTCACCGGTCAATGGCGGACGTCGACGGCATCGGCCGACCCGACCGGCCTGCTCGATATGACAAGCGGCGCCTGGTCTGATGCGATCCTGGATGCTGCGGGCATTGCGATCGAGAAATTGCCAGCACTGGCGCGGCCAGGCGCTCGGATGGGTGAAGTCACGCACGCTGCAGCCGCGTTTACCGGACTGTCTGCCGGAACTCCGGTCATCGCCGGCGGTGGCGACGGGCAGTGCGCGAGCACTGGCGCCGGCGTCACGTCTCCGGGGAGCGCCTACATCAATTTGGGGACCGCAGTAGTTTCGGGAAGCTACGGCCGCAACTATGCCTTTGACCGCGCATTTCGCACGGAGAAGGCCGTATGCGACGATGGCTATATCTACGAGCAGTGCATCCGCACCGGAACATTCTTGATCGACTGGATGGCGCGCGAAATGTTTGGGGTCGATCCGGCGGCTCAGCGGAGCATCTTCAAGGCGCTGGAAGCAGAAGCGGCGAGCTGTCCGATCGGAGCCGGCGGCGTGGTGGTGCTGCCGTACTGGCTCGGTTGCATGACGCCCTACTGGGATCCCTACGCGCGCGGCGTGATTGCCGGATTGTCGGGCTCGACCAGGCGCGGCGCCATCTATCGTGCCTTGCTGGAAGGAATAGCGCTGGAGGTCGCCGGCCAGATCGAAAGGATCGTGGCAGTGACAGGAGGCGAGATTGCGCAGCTCTCGGCCATCGGGGGTGGTTCGGACAGCGATCTCTGGCTCCAGATCCTGGCCGACGCTTCGGGCCGTCCGGTGTGCCGCTCGCCAGCGCGGGAAGCATCGTCGCTCGGAGCGGCGATCGCTGCAGCCAAGGGAGCGGGCTGGTACGGGACTATCGCCGAGGCCACCGCGGCGATGACGAGACCTCCAGCAAGGACATTCCAACCTGAACCCGGGAATGTCGCGCGCTACGCCGAGTTGCGCGCTATCCACGCCGACCTCTGGCCAAAGCTCCTCGACTGGAATGCACGCCTGGCGTCGTTTGCCGAGGGCGTGCCGTCATGA
- a CDS encoding SDR family oxidoreductase yields the protein MTAKPLIAVTGASSGIGEATARAFSAAGHPVLLMARRIERLDAMRLPDSVCRQVDVRDRAALAAAVRDAEAKFGPVDMMFANAGVARLADIGKQDPADWDEMIAINVNGVMNSVHAVMSGMMERRHGTLVMMSSIAGRKVYPDHTVYCGTKYFVHGVSESLREYLSSYDVRVLVISPGIIETEVLDGVKDPGTLANYKANKAAIGGGIGAEHVAKLILDAYNLPQNALVQEICITPTRQKY from the coding sequence ATGACTGCGAAACCGTTGATCGCCGTGACCGGTGCCAGTTCAGGTATTGGAGAAGCGACCGCCCGCGCCTTCTCGGCAGCGGGCCACCCTGTTCTGCTGATGGCCCGCCGGATCGAGCGGCTGGATGCCATGCGCCTGCCCGATTCAGTTTGCCGGCAGGTAGACGTGCGTGATCGCGCGGCGCTGGCCGCCGCGGTGCGGGACGCCGAAGCAAAGTTCGGCCCGGTCGACATGATGTTCGCCAATGCCGGCGTTGCCCGGCTGGCGGATATCGGCAAACAGGACCCGGCCGACTGGGATGAAATGATCGCCATCAACGTCAATGGCGTCATGAACAGCGTCCACGCCGTCATGTCGGGCATGATGGAGCGGCGCCACGGCACGCTCGTGATGATGAGCTCGATCGCGGGACGCAAGGTCTATCCCGATCATACGGTCTACTGCGGCACCAAGTACTTCGTGCACGGCGTCTCGGAGAGCCTTCGCGAATACCTGTCCAGCTACGACGTCCGCGTCCTCGTCATTTCGCCCGGCATCATTGAGACCGAGGTGCTTGACGGCGTGAAGGATCCGGGGACGCTCGCCAACTACAAGGCAAACAAGGCGGCCATCGGCGGCGGCATCGGGGCCGAGCACGTCGCCAAGCTCATCCTTGATGCCTACAACCTCCCGCAAAATGCGCTGGTGCAGGAGATCTGCATCACGCCGACCCGGCAAAAATATTGA
- a CDS encoding sugar-binding transcriptional regulator — protein MTRTLQRQVTPPRIKRRALSIPAEFDSDPVVWAAWLYYEEGMTQEEVADQLGVSRASVVNFLQEARDRNIVTIAVSSRHLQTIGLGRELADAYGLTSCLVVPDDGGRLPVHERIGMAGARLLIERLQPDDVLGVSWGRTVQALSASLPEMKLPGVTVAQITGCSIGTTEFSPELCTSNIANRLGARCVNLHAPGIVSTAQIKRLFMQEPALVETFKIIHSSNKVLFGVGSVDDAGTAMRSGYMTPEKIAPYLARGAVGVVSGRFIDREGKPILGALDNQMIGLTLDEIAKVPERICIAGGSDKIDAVYAALNNNYATILVTDVATARALVPRAGRSHRSGVLRRP, from the coding sequence ATGACCAGAACGCTGCAACGCCAAGTGACGCCGCCGCGGATCAAGCGCAGGGCGCTGTCGATTCCGGCGGAGTTTGACAGCGATCCTGTCGTGTGGGCGGCGTGGCTCTATTACGAAGAGGGCATGACGCAGGAGGAGGTTGCCGATCAGCTCGGCGTCTCGCGTGCTTCGGTGGTGAACTTCCTGCAAGAAGCGCGCGACCGCAACATCGTCACGATCGCGGTCTCGTCGCGGCACCTGCAGACCATCGGCCTTGGGCGCGAGCTGGCCGATGCGTACGGGCTCACGAGCTGTCTCGTTGTGCCTGACGACGGAGGCCGCTTACCGGTGCACGAGCGGATCGGCATGGCCGGCGCGCGTCTCCTGATCGAGCGGCTGCAGCCCGACGATGTGCTCGGGGTCTCCTGGGGCCGCACCGTACAGGCGCTGTCGGCGTCGCTGCCCGAAATGAAGCTTCCCGGCGTGACCGTCGCCCAGATTACCGGCTGCTCGATCGGGACCACGGAATTTTCGCCGGAGCTGTGCACGTCCAACATCGCTAACCGCCTTGGGGCGCGTTGCGTCAACCTGCATGCGCCCGGCATCGTGTCGACCGCCCAGATCAAGCGCCTGTTCATGCAGGAGCCGGCATTGGTCGAGACCTTCAAGATCATCCACTCGAGCAACAAGGTGCTGTTCGGTGTCGGCAGCGTCGACGACGCCGGCACCGCGATGCGCAGCGGCTACATGACGCCGGAGAAGATTGCGCCGTACCTGGCGCGCGGCGCCGTCGGCGTTGTGAGCGGGCGCTTCATCGACAGGGAAGGGAAGCCGATCCTGGGCGCGCTCGACAACCAGATGATCGGCCTGACCCTCGACGAGATCGCCAAGGTGCCCGAACGTATCTGCATTGCTGGCGGCAGCGACAAGATCGATGCAGTCTATGCTGCGCTCAACAATAACTATGCAACAATTCTGGTCACGGACGTAGCGACAGCAAGGGCGCTGGTGCCGCGTGCGGGCCGGTCTCACCGATCCGGAGTATTACGCCGGCCCTGA
- a CDS encoding iron-containing alcohol dehydrogenase — MPKHNWTALIDDLVAGRWINPLTGAPVKVPYDSIVIEDSLEGREAELVASLKLGHRLAVVADQATYAAMGARIARALRELGPIEAIVLDHPHADMAEVRSLTEKLRGFDAVVAVGSGTVNDLCKYVTGLDGRRYCVFATAASMNGYTSSTASLTLDSGLKVSLPSHTPAGFFVDLKVSAAAPPHLAASGFADCLARSVAQTDWWMSHRLLGTAYFQEPYTIQAADEVELNKRAGNLPKGDIEAMGYLYRVLTLCGLGISFTGVSHHGSMGEHQISHYIDCFAGERHPGSLHGQQVGIASLSMARLQQQMLAADRPLSVHATNIDIAGMKRRFGDEVASQCVAELKQKAFDREGASAFNRRLENVWPELRRELAAFTIPVGEMKRLLSAAGGATTAAELGVPVDLYREAIMHCREMRNRFSFLDIAADAGTLEAFAQGEL; from the coding sequence ATGCCAAAGCACAACTGGACCGCGCTGATCGACGATCTGGTGGCTGGCCGCTGGATCAATCCGCTCACCGGCGCGCCGGTAAAGGTGCCCTACGATTCCATCGTGATCGAAGACAGCCTCGAGGGTCGTGAGGCTGAACTGGTCGCATCCCTGAAATTGGGGCATCGCCTTGCCGTGGTCGCCGACCAGGCAACCTACGCGGCGATGGGGGCGCGCATCGCCAGGGCGCTGCGCGAACTCGGTCCGATCGAGGCCATCGTGCTGGATCATCCCCACGCCGACATGGCCGAGGTTCGCAGCCTTACGGAGAAGCTGCGCGGATTCGATGCCGTCGTCGCCGTCGGATCCGGTACGGTCAACGATCTCTGCAAGTATGTTACGGGCTTGGACGGCCGGCGCTATTGCGTCTTTGCCACCGCCGCCTCGATGAACGGCTATACCTCCTCCACGGCTTCGCTTACGCTTGACAGCGGCTTGAAGGTGTCGCTGCCCTCGCACACGCCTGCCGGCTTCTTCGTGGACCTCAAGGTGTCCGCCGCGGCGCCGCCTCACCTCGCCGCCTCCGGTTTCGCGGATTGCCTGGCCCGTTCGGTCGCACAGACCGATTGGTGGATGTCGCATCGGCTATTGGGAACGGCCTACTTCCAGGAGCCCTACACAATCCAGGCCGCCGATGAAGTCGAGCTCAACAAGCGCGCCGGGAATCTGCCCAAAGGCGACATCGAGGCGATGGGGTATCTCTATCGTGTGCTAACCTTGTGCGGCCTCGGCATCTCCTTCACCGGGGTTTCGCACCATGGCTCGATGGGCGAACATCAGATCTCCCACTACATCGATTGCTTTGCAGGCGAACGGCATCCGGGCAGCCTGCACGGCCAGCAGGTGGGCATCGCGTCATTGAGCATGGCGCGGCTGCAGCAGCAGATGCTCGCCGCCGACCGGCCGCTTTCGGTTCACGCGACGAACATCGACATAGCCGGCATGAAGCGCCGTTTTGGCGACGAAGTCGCCTCCCAATGCGTGGCTGAGTTGAAGCAGAAGGCTTTCGACCGTGAAGGAGCCAGCGCATTCAACCGCAGGCTCGAGAATGTGTGGCCGGAGCTTCGCCGTGAGCTCGCCGCCTTCACGATTCCGGTCGGCGAGATGAAGCGGCTGTTATCGGCCGCCGGCGGCGCCACGACCGCTGCCGAACTCGGCGTGCCCGTGGATCTCTATCGCGAAGCGATCATGCATTGCCGGGAGATGCGTAACCGCTTTTCGTTCCTCGACATTGCGGCAGATGCCGGAACGCTGGAGGCATTTGCGCAAGGCGAACTTTGA